A genomic window from Sphingobacterium sp. BN32 includes:
- a CDS encoding TolC family protein, with amino-acid sequence MKEMELTMKGIFLGCAITLSAAYSATAQEGLVSFKEPVEKAINYNKSIKNAKLENEKVALDREMVKGKLLPTVSANAMYGYVNSLIDLDLPTQTLPITGINLFEGSQKARVSTQLGLAGVTATQVIFSGLQITNGQKALEQKYKAQQYLSEASYDVVAQDVVMSFDQLMLLKEVDLLIADSEKRLNKEHLKVIQAIDNGLAIPYDRDKLKLAILELESKKAEVESNRELLYFKLEELTGMPVDELKAIQFELSEILLDKETATEMNRKELLALEASQKAYEYVLKKEKGAKLPQVFAFGNVSYFNAFGTNMNVKDLPVVGDLKLSSNHLRMAPSYAVGVGAKWTIFEGKTHQSSIDKAKLDMQINENKLADTKEKLSLLQRKTLVDYDLSMKKIQVNQQQVDIAKNNLHLASRQFEEGLTDVTERLEAENEYYKQTLNYYNQILNQRTAALELLKANGNLYETITR; translated from the coding sequence ATGAAAGAAATGGAGTTAACAATGAAAGGTATTTTTCTCGGTTGTGCTATCACACTCTCGGCTGCGTATTCTGCGACTGCGCAAGAGGGCTTGGTATCATTCAAGGAGCCGGTAGAGAAAGCCATCAACTACAACAAATCCATTAAAAATGCGAAGTTAGAAAACGAAAAGGTAGCCCTGGATCGAGAGATGGTGAAAGGGAAGCTGCTGCCTACGGTTTCTGCGAATGCTATGTATGGATATGTGAATAGCTTGATCGACCTCGATCTACCGACACAGACCTTGCCAATCACGGGAATTAATTTGTTTGAGGGCAGTCAGAAAGCAAGAGTATCCACACAACTGGGGCTTGCTGGCGTGACTGCTACTCAAGTAATTTTCTCGGGTTTGCAAATTACTAATGGACAGAAGGCATTAGAGCAGAAGTATAAAGCTCAGCAATACCTCAGCGAGGCGAGCTACGATGTGGTCGCTCAAGATGTTGTCATGAGCTTTGACCAACTAATGCTGTTAAAGGAAGTCGATCTGTTGATTGCGGATTCGGAAAAACGCTTGAACAAGGAACACCTGAAGGTGATTCAAGCGATTGACAACGGATTAGCAATTCCTTATGATCGCGACAAATTGAAATTGGCGATCCTTGAGTTGGAGAGCAAAAAAGCGGAAGTAGAGAGCAATCGAGAACTGTTGTATTTCAAATTAGAAGAATTGACAGGCATGCCGGTCGACGAGTTGAAGGCTATACAGTTCGAATTGTCGGAGATTCTTTTGGATAAAGAAACTGCTACGGAGATGAACCGAAAAGAGTTACTGGCATTGGAGGCATCGCAAAAGGCGTATGAATACGTTTTGAAGAAAGAGAAAGGGGCGAAGTTACCGCAGGTGTTTGCTTTTGGAAATGTGTCATATTTTAATGCTTTCGGTACGAACATGAATGTTAAAGATTTGCCTGTAGTAGGCGATTTAAAGTTATCGAGCAATCATCTGCGCATGGCGCCAAGCTATGCAGTTGGGGTCGGTGCGAAGTGGACGATTTTTGAGGGAAAGACGCATCAGTCTTCGATAGACAAAGCGAAGCTTGATATGCAGATCAATGAGAACAAGCTTGCTGATACGAAGGAAAAGCTGTCATTGTTGCAAAGAAAAACGCTTGTTGATTACGATTTGTCGATGAAGAAAATTCAGGTCAACCAACAACAAGTGGATATTGCGAAAAACAACCTACATTTAGCGTCTAGACAATTTGAAGAGGGCTTGACCGATGTGACTGAGCGTCTGGAAGCAGAAAATGAGTACTACAAACAAACGTTAAACTATTACAATCAAATCTTAAACCAACGTACTGCTGCTTTAGAGCTGCTTAAGGCAAATGGCAATCTGTACGAAACAATAACTCGATAA
- a CDS encoding ABC transporter permease, with the protein MKNFLSLLKREFRLFFQNKVLMVLFLGAPIMYGVLIGGVYKKGKVTNLPIIVVDEDRSPLSKQLIDMFNESEVIYVADVLNDAFKAKERALETESTVVVQIPRNFSSNINYNRNTELTMFVNASNTLTSNYAMMAANVAAGTMKAGIQIKAQQKKGVPEFVATQQYEPFKTTIIKQNIRSGNYLYFMLPGVLFTVLQQVMMLGLALSFASEFEKGTFGELVGRCKNVFGLILVKILPYILMSIFIFLLYYGFSVYYRMPLHLEGFAFYGYTLLFLLAVAFIGILVSIAIPSQLKATEILMVIATPSFILSGFTWPLSQMPDWIVAIAKGIPLTHYLQIFRTMVIEQGTAANVSSSVWGLAIIAGVTLLLSVILLQLKIKKVTTKVSEDI; encoded by the coding sequence ATGAAGAACTTTTTAAGTTTATTGAAACGCGAGTTTAGGCTCTTCTTTCAAAATAAAGTACTGATGGTGTTGTTTTTAGGAGCACCAATTATGTATGGCGTTTTGATCGGCGGGGTTTATAAAAAGGGTAAAGTGACGAACCTACCAATTATTGTGGTCGATGAGGACAGAAGTCCTTTGAGCAAGCAGTTGATTGATATGTTCAATGAGAGCGAGGTGATCTATGTCGCTGATGTATTAAACGATGCATTTAAGGCAAAGGAGCGTGCGCTTGAAACGGAATCAACGGTTGTTGTGCAGATTCCGAGGAATTTTTCATCGAACATCAATTACAATAGAAATACTGAATTGACAATGTTCGTGAATGCTTCGAACACCTTGACTTCGAACTATGCGATGATGGCAGCGAATGTCGCTGCAGGAACGATGAAGGCGGGGATACAGATTAAGGCGCAACAGAAGAAAGGTGTGCCTGAGTTTGTCGCAACGCAACAATATGAACCCTTCAAAACGACCATCATCAAACAGAATATCCGCAGTGGAAATTATCTGTACTTTATGCTGCCGGGGGTGTTATTCACGGTTTTGCAACAGGTTATGATGCTGGGTTTAGCATTAAGCTTTGCTTCGGAATTTGAGAAAGGCACGTTTGGAGAGCTGGTTGGTCGTTGTAAAAATGTATTCGGGTTGATCCTAGTGAAAATTTTGCCTTACATATTGATGTCGATCTTCATCTTCTTATTGTACTATGGCTTCTCGGTTTATTACCGCATGCCTTTGCATTTAGAAGGTTTTGCGTTCTATGGCTACACTTTGCTATTCCTGCTGGCGGTTGCTTTTATCGGTATTTTGGTCAGCATCGCTATACCAAGCCAATTGAAGGCTACGGAGATTCTGATGGTTATTGCGACGCCTAGCTTTATCCTGAGCGGTTTTACTTGGCCATTAAGTCAAATGCCGGATTGGATTGTTGCCATTGCCAAGGGAATTCCATTGACGCATTATCTGCAGATTTTCAGAACCATGGTCATTGAACAGGGAACTGCTGCAAACGTAAGCAGCTCGGTATGGGGATTAGCAATTATTGCGGGAGTTACCTTATTGCTATCCGTAATTTTATTGCAGTTGAAAATTAAAAAAGTGACGACAAAAGTTTCAGAAGATATTTAA
- a CDS encoding GNAT family N-acetyltransferase, which yields MKSKRLSYHRPCKDDFQEYFAINADPQTNLHNPHGPMTIATAHEVFHNILLHWNISNYGIWMVRELNRPEIIGFGGLSNKLYQDKQQTNLGYRLGPKFWGKGYATELAKTSIAYGFDQLKKKDIYALVRPSNTASIHVLEKCNFKLVDYFSDFQNEDPSLIYRIDASNRR from the coding sequence ATGAAATCGAAGAGGTTATCCTACCATCGGCCCTGCAAAGATGATTTTCAAGAATACTTTGCCATCAACGCTGATCCACAAACCAATCTGCATAATCCGCATGGGCCTATGACAATTGCGACCGCACATGAAGTCTTTCATAATATTCTACTTCACTGGAACATCAGTAATTATGGCATTTGGATGGTTAGAGAGCTCAACAGGCCAGAGATAATAGGTTTTGGTGGTTTATCCAATAAATTATACCAAGACAAGCAACAAACCAATTTAGGATATCGCTTAGGGCCAAAGTTCTGGGGAAAAGGATATGCCACTGAGTTGGCGAAGACATCTATAGCCTATGGTTTTGATCAGCTTAAGAAAAAGGATATTTACGCCTTGGTTCGTCCTAGCAATACAGCGTCGATCCATGTACTTGAAAAATGTAACTTCAAATTGGTAGACTATTTTAGTGATTTCCAAAACGAAGATCCAAGCCTGATCTATCGCATTGATGCCTCAAACAGAAGATAG
- a CDS encoding HlyD family secretion protein: MKKLTYIIASLVFLQSCSNKEGGKQVKLEGKIERDQLAVTTKIPGKIQRILVEEGQQVQKGDTLVILEFPEVDAKSIQAQGALDAAQAQYEMALKGATDGQMKQLNAKVAGLKEQFDFAQKSLDRMNNLLKDSLVAQQKYDEVYAKYQGAKNQYLAAQAEVADVQHGARVEQQRMALGQKERAMGAVSEVNVAAKERYILAPQDMTIENINLRVGELALAGYSLVSGYVVDGTYFRVTVPESKVKDFQKGAEKTLVFPYLNDKEIKARVETIKSLSSYANISTAYPDFEEQETLFEIRLKPVDLQGSRELLTKASFVVKQD, encoded by the coding sequence ATGAAAAAACTAACATATATCATCGCTTCGCTTGTTTTTTTGCAAAGCTGCTCGAATAAAGAAGGGGGCAAACAAGTAAAGTTAGAGGGAAAGATAGAACGTGATCAATTAGCTGTAACGACAAAAATACCGGGTAAGATTCAACGAATTTTGGTTGAGGAGGGACAGCAAGTCCAAAAAGGAGATACCCTAGTGATCCTGGAGTTTCCGGAAGTAGACGCTAAGTCGATACAAGCACAAGGTGCGCTTGATGCGGCGCAGGCTCAATATGAGATGGCGCTAAAAGGAGCGACCGACGGGCAGATGAAGCAGTTGAACGCGAAAGTTGCTGGTTTGAAAGAGCAATTTGACTTTGCGCAGAAATCGCTGGACCGCATGAACAACCTGTTGAAGGATTCATTGGTGGCACAACAGAAATATGACGAGGTGTATGCAAAATACCAGGGTGCGAAGAACCAATATTTAGCTGCACAAGCTGAAGTTGCCGACGTACAGCATGGCGCTCGCGTAGAGCAACAAAGAATGGCATTGGGACAGAAAGAACGTGCGATGGGCGCTGTAAGCGAGGTCAATGTAGCAGCAAAAGAACGTTATATTCTGGCTCCTCAAGACATGACGATCGAGAACATCAACCTGCGCGTTGGCGAGTTGGCATTGGCTGGATATAGTTTGGTTTCGGGCTATGTTGTAGACGGTACTTATTTCCGTGTCACTGTGCCGGAAAGCAAAGTTAAAGACTTTCAAAAAGGAGCAGAGAAGACTTTAGTATTCCCTTATTTGAATGATAAGGAGATAAAAGCTCGCGTAGAAACGATCAAATCGTTGAGCTCTTATGCAAATATCAGCACCGCCTATCCTGATTTCGAAGAACAGGAGACGCTTTTCGAGATCCGCTTAAAGCCAGTTGATTTACAAGGTAGCCGAGAATTATTGACGAAAGCGAGTTTTGTTGTTAAACAAGACTAG